In one window of uncultured Fretibacterium sp. DNA:
- the cdaA gene encoding diadenylate cyclase CdaA: MWDNIRTFFDIFIVSLILYRILVLMVGTRAIQLLKGVLVLLLFSLLASVLQLRLLTWLLGRGLWALSFAVPIVFQPELRKMLEEMGRGHLWRHRIPLDEAENLSRQVAGALNYMKAHRIGALVVLQQETGLGDYWRTAVHLSAEISQELIISIFWKDNPLHDGALILDRERMTAAGCYLPLADAPEISRWYGTRHRAALGLSEVSDALILVVSEERGEVSLAYKGHLSKNLKDVQMEKLLFHYFSGRETVRRTWRVRLHRLMQLFWESPAQP; the protein is encoded by the coding sequence ATGTGGGATAACATAAGGACCTTTTTCGATATCTTCATCGTTTCCCTGATCCTTTATCGCATCCTCGTCCTGATGGTTGGAACGAGGGCGATCCAGTTGTTGAAGGGAGTGCTGGTGCTCCTCCTCTTCTCGCTGCTGGCCTCGGTCCTCCAGCTCCGGCTTCTTACCTGGCTGTTGGGAAGGGGCCTCTGGGCTCTGAGTTTTGCCGTCCCCATCGTGTTCCAGCCGGAGCTTCGGAAGATGTTGGAGGAGATGGGGCGCGGGCACCTGTGGCGCCACAGGATCCCCCTGGACGAGGCGGAGAACCTCAGCCGGCAGGTCGCGGGCGCGCTCAACTACATGAAGGCGCACCGGATCGGAGCGCTCGTGGTGCTGCAGCAGGAGACCGGTTTGGGGGACTATTGGCGAACGGCCGTCCACCTGAGCGCCGAGATATCGCAGGAGCTCATCATCTCGATATTCTGGAAGGACAACCCGCTGCACGACGGAGCTCTCATCCTGGACAGGGAGAGGATGACCGCGGCGGGCTGTTATCTTCCTCTCGCCGACGCGCCGGAGATCTCGCGGTGGTACGGAACCCGCCATCGGGCCGCACTGGGACTCTCCGAGGTCTCCGACGCGCTGATTCTGGTCGTATCCGAGGAGCGGGGGGAGGTCTCCCTCGCCTACAAGGGACATCTCTCGAAGAACCTCAAGGACGTCCAGATGGAAAAGCTGCTGTTTCACTATTTCTCCGGGCGTGAGACCGTGCGCCGGACCTGGCGCGTCAGGCTTCATCGCCTGATGCAGTTGTTCTGGGAGTCGCCGGCCCAGCCATGA
- a CDS encoding AEC family transporter, whose amino-acid sequence MQAVLIVLPIFLLIAFGWLLRQKGFFTPQTMKENNSLLYCFAMPALLLRGILGAESRIQNAVLFTLAVCSPYVITVLAVWLLARRGEPTKRFATLSLAATRGNHFFAGLPILGLSMGEPGIAAGTLVLAFSLAFMQFLSIGSGQLALFGSISAESLRRTGNRLLRNPLFLSCLLAVFLILAKLDRLPPWLDMTLKMLADIGTGLALLMLGARIELREAGRAFLTTWKLQLVKLIVHPAVTYAVLSLFGLSPILVQAGTLLAAMPEAVNTTIIAQEMGMDGDYCALGTTASVLLSMLTLPLWLHLLGAIR is encoded by the coding sequence ATGCAAGCCGTCCTGATCGTTCTCCCCATCTTTCTGCTCATCGCCTTCGGCTGGCTGCTGCGGCAGAAGGGCTTCTTCACCCCTCAGACCATGAAGGAAAACAACTCCCTGCTCTACTGCTTCGCCATGCCGGCCCTGCTGCTCCGGGGCATCCTGGGGGCCGAGAGCCGGATTCAAAACGCGGTGCTCTTCACCCTGGCGGTCTGCAGCCCCTACGTCATCACCGTCCTCGCCGTCTGGCTTCTGGCCCGCCGGGGCGAGCCCACCAAGCGGTTCGCGACGCTCTCCCTGGCGGCGACGCGGGGCAACCATTTCTTTGCGGGGCTGCCGATTCTGGGGCTCTCCATGGGAGAGCCCGGCATCGCGGCGGGGACGCTGGTCCTGGCTTTCTCCCTGGCGTTCATGCAGTTCCTGTCCATAGGAAGCGGGCAGCTCGCCCTCTTCGGATCGATCTCCGCCGAGAGCCTCAGGAGGACGGGGAACCGGCTGCTCAGGAACCCCCTCTTTCTCTCCTGCCTTCTGGCGGTGTTCCTCATCCTCGCGAAGCTGGACCGGCTGCCCCCATGGCTGGACATGACGCTCAAGATGCTCGCCGACATCGGGACGGGACTGGCCCTGCTCATGCTCGGGGCCAGGATCGAGCTGCGGGAGGCGGGCCGCGCGTTCCTCACGACGTGGAAGCTCCAGCTGGTCAAACTGATCGTCCACCCCGCCGTGACCTACGCGGTCCTGTCCCTCTTTGGGCTTTCCCCCATCCTCGTCCAGGCCGGGACGCTCCTCGCCGCCATGCCGGAGGCCGTGAACACGACCATCATCGCACAGGAGATGGGCATGGACGGAGACTACTGCGCCCTGGGGACGACGGCCTCGGTCCTCCTCTCCATGCTCACACTCCCCCTGTGGCTCCACCTCCTGGGCGCCATTCGGTAG
- the dnaX gene encoding DNA polymerase III subunit gamma/tau has translation MGVSLYRRYRPQRFSEVSGQAAAIEILTRSLAGSRVGHAYLFSGPRGCGKTTVARILAKALNCLSPEAGEPCCGCRSCQAIAGGESLDVVEIDGASNNSVDEIRELKTHVALAPFSSNYKVYIIDEVHMLSMAAFNALLKTLEEPPSYVVFVLATTEPHKVPVTIRSRCQHIPFHSIGTRRIFDRLRQVVEWEGADAQPEALWEVARQADGALRDALSMLEQVVNRGDGHVRLEDVEATLGGGSRPALERWFAALRAQESASFSDMQRMMAEGASPERILEELFSLVRNLWLVARWPDVLDSLDVSEQERGFLESESPHWPEAVLRGLMSRLVSLIGQSRMGLRSDVLIGLLMLEAVRATAPEAEPERPAVPGSPSTTSRKGMEMPVAMPEPVSPVPAEPAVPKEPAPPASAPSAVPEEGGEGAEVLPQADWTPLPQEACEELLVLAHHRDFVLFCALLDGEFLGSEGRLLLDLPHRYVYEVLSLSRHRSALADLFSRYGGGVFLRCGAAVAACSPSVGGEAGEGAPEEAESAESVAPPPEDREIPQDGVSALPFDGLVREVSRLMNGEVVLVRRGLDESDGGVVPDEDKDDE, from the coding sequence TTGGGCGTTTCGTTGTATCGTCGATATCGTCCTCAGAGGTTTTCGGAGGTATCCGGCCAGGCGGCGGCAATCGAAATCCTGACCCGGTCCCTGGCGGGCTCGAGGGTGGGGCATGCCTACCTGTTCTCGGGACCGCGGGGCTGCGGAAAGACCACCGTGGCCCGCATCCTGGCCAAGGCGCTGAACTGCCTTTCGCCGGAGGCCGGGGAGCCGTGCTGCGGCTGCCGCAGCTGCCAGGCTATCGCGGGGGGGGAGAGCCTGGATGTGGTCGAGATCGACGGCGCCTCCAACAACAGCGTCGACGAGATTCGGGAGCTCAAGACCCACGTGGCCCTGGCCCCGTTCTCCTCGAATTACAAGGTCTACATCATCGACGAGGTGCACATGCTGTCCATGGCGGCCTTCAACGCCCTTCTCAAGACGCTGGAGGAGCCGCCCTCCTACGTGGTGTTCGTCCTGGCCACCACGGAGCCCCACAAGGTCCCGGTGACGATCCGTTCGCGGTGCCAGCACATCCCGTTCCACAGCATCGGCACGCGTCGGATCTTCGACCGCCTCCGCCAGGTCGTCGAATGGGAGGGGGCGGACGCCCAGCCCGAGGCCCTGTGGGAGGTGGCGCGCCAGGCGGATGGGGCCCTCCGCGATGCGCTCTCCATGCTGGAGCAGGTCGTCAACAGGGGCGATGGGCACGTCCGTCTGGAGGACGTCGAGGCGACCCTGGGCGGGGGAAGCCGGCCGGCCCTGGAGCGATGGTTTGCGGCGCTGCGCGCTCAGGAAAGCGCCTCCTTTTCGGACATGCAGCGGATGATGGCGGAGGGGGCCTCGCCCGAGCGGATACTGGAGGAGCTCTTCTCCCTGGTGCGGAACCTCTGGCTCGTTGCACGCTGGCCGGACGTCCTCGACAGCCTGGACGTATCCGAGCAGGAACGGGGCTTCCTGGAGTCGGAGTCCCCCCACTGGCCGGAGGCCGTCCTGAGGGGACTGATGTCCCGGCTCGTGAGCCTGATCGGCCAGTCGCGGATGGGACTCCGCTCCGACGTCCTGATCGGGCTTCTGATGCTGGAGGCGGTCCGGGCGACGGCCCCCGAGGCGGAGCCCGAACGCCCTGCCGTTCCGGGGTCCCCGTCCACGACGTCCCGGAAGGGGATGGAGATGCCCGTGGCCATGCCCGAGCCGGTGTCCCCGGTTCCAGCCGAGCCCGCCGTTCCGAAGGAGCCCGCTCCGCCCGCCTCGGCGCCGTCCGCCGTCCCGGAGGAGGGGGGAGAGGGGGCGGAGGTTCTGCCCCAGGCGGATTGGACGCCCCTGCCGCAGGAGGCCTGCGAGGAGCTGCTGGTCCTCGCGCACCACAGGGACTTTGTCCTTTTCTGCGCGCTTCTGGACGGGGAGTTCCTGGGGTCGGAGGGGCGATTGCTGCTGGATCTTCCCCACCGATACGTCTACGAGGTACTCTCTCTGAGCCGGCACCGTTCCGCCCTCGCGGATCTGTTCTCCCGTTACGGCGGCGGGGTGTTCCTGCGCTGTGGGGCAGCCGTGGCCGCCTGTTCTCCGTCCGTCGGAGGGGAGGCGGGAGAGGGTGCTCCCGAGGAGGCCGAGAGCGCCGAGTCGGTTGCCCCGCCCCCCGAGGATCGGGAGATCCCTCAGGATGGGGTGAGTGCCCTGCCCTTCGACGGGCTGGTGCGGGAGGTGTCCCGATTGATGAACGGCGAGGTCGTCCTGGTGAGGCGGGGGCTCGACGAATCGGACGGCGGGGTGGTTCCCGACGAGGACAAGGACGACGAATGA
- a CDS encoding rubredoxin, protein MKKYVCTVCGYVYDPEAGDPDSGIAPGTAFEDIPDDWVCPLCAVTKDMFEPE, encoded by the coding sequence GTGAAGAAATACGTCTGCACCGTCTGCGGGTATGTCTACGATCCGGAAGCAGGGGATCCGGATTCGGGCATCGCGCCGGGGACCGCGTTCGAGGACATTCCGGACGACTGGGTATGTCCGCTTTGCGCCGTAACCAAGGATATGTTCGAGCCGGAGTGA
- the dnaE gene encoding DNA polymerase III subunit alpha, with product MTRPFVHLHVHTEYSLLDGAIRTRDLARRVSEWGAPAVAMTDHGAMYGAVEFYENCRASGVKPILGCETYVDPDGHRSREKKGKNNHLILLAENDEGYRNLIKLVSIANTDGFYYKPRIDHDLLARHAKGLIASSACLAGEIPQLILAGKEPEAAERALLYRDIMGEGNFFLEIMSNTLPEQALVNKALVRISRDTGIPLIATSDAHYLGAEDFEWHKILLRVNTRADDTDDAFGFSVNDFYLRSPEEMDAFFGAELPQALDNTVAIAERCCVSLDLKTGSYQLPSLDLADGVTLESHLEDEARAGLRSRLGTDVPPPEYAERLEYELGVINSMGFAAYFLIVAGIIRAAKDRSIPIGPGRGSAAGSLVAWSLRITDLDPLKYNLLFERFLNPERISMPDIDTDVSDKGRDELLKYIVERYGSDRVSQIITFGRMKSRQAVKDVGRATGVEYALMDRVAKLIPLDAKSIREAVERTPELRQAMQEDPRIREVLDVAAHIEGLARHASQHAAGVVITPVPMTDLVPIRRIKPSASPSGSEGGLDISQTVTQFTMEPIEKLGLVKMDFLGLSTLSIIEEALENIRHNGKPVPDLNRVPMDDPAAYRLLQEADTMGIFQLESSGMRAMLRKLRIDCFEDLIAALAMYRPGPLESGMVDQYIDCKHGRSLPHYPHPLLEGVLKETYGVILYQEQVMQCASVLAGYTLGEADLLRRAMGKKKVEVMQEQRAKFLEGAARNGIEVKTAEGIFDLIEKFAGYGFNKSHSAAYAVIAYHTAYLKANYKAEFMAAYLSSQMKAKKDVLAHYVREVRRSGLSVLPPDINSSMESFTAVGDLIRFGLGAVTRVGHGAVDTIVAARKEGKFKSLWDFVRRVDLHVLNRATIENLVKAGAFDEILPNRRRLVQVLPEFVQGAQRLEGGGGQLSLFDSAADDPADEAGPDIPEADDYVLHEKLEFEKEVTGLYISGHPFDGCEEAIGRFTNCSISDLPHWQGRTAPRVGGILLSASEKTTKKGAVMGQLILEDSNSSIEMVAFPRVWENVKAQVQVGAPFVVEGRMGDREPKNFIVERLTPLSEAADAGIVRIRLKVNLVPQALNVRDFARALRDCRGASPVLLEFQDDRDACVVYLNDFRVDPSVPGRLQSRLAEVVPLEALEVVC from the coding sequence ATGACGCGGCCTTTCGTTCATTTGCACGTGCATACCGAGTACAGTCTTCTGGACGGGGCCATCCGCACCAGGGACCTCGCACGCAGGGTCTCGGAGTGGGGGGCCCCCGCCGTCGCCATGACGGATCACGGGGCCATGTACGGGGCGGTGGAGTTCTACGAGAACTGCCGGGCCAGCGGGGTGAAGCCCATCCTGGGCTGCGAGACCTACGTCGATCCCGACGGCCACCGTTCCCGGGAGAAGAAGGGGAAGAACAACCACCTGATCCTCCTCGCCGAGAACGACGAGGGCTACCGCAACCTCATCAAGCTGGTCTCGATCGCCAATACCGACGGGTTCTACTACAAGCCGAGGATCGACCACGACCTGCTGGCGCGTCATGCCAAGGGGCTGATCGCCTCGTCGGCCTGCCTGGCCGGGGAGATTCCTCAGCTCATTCTCGCCGGCAAGGAGCCGGAGGCGGCCGAACGGGCCCTTTTGTACCGCGATATCATGGGCGAGGGCAACTTCTTCCTGGAGATCATGTCGAACACGCTCCCCGAGCAGGCCCTGGTCAACAAGGCCCTGGTGCGCATCTCCCGGGATACGGGCATTCCACTGATCGCGACGAGCGACGCGCACTACCTGGGCGCGGAGGACTTCGAATGGCATAAGATTCTGCTGCGCGTCAACACCCGGGCCGACGACACCGACGATGCCTTCGGGTTCAGCGTCAACGACTTCTACCTGAGGTCGCCGGAGGAGATGGACGCCTTTTTCGGGGCGGAGCTGCCCCAGGCGCTGGACAACACGGTGGCGATCGCTGAGCGCTGCTGCGTCAGCCTCGACCTGAAGACGGGCTCGTATCAGCTGCCCAGCCTGGACCTGGCCGACGGCGTGACCCTGGAGTCCCACCTCGAGGACGAGGCGCGCGCAGGGCTGCGCAGCCGCCTGGGCACGGACGTCCCCCCTCCGGAGTACGCGGAGCGCCTGGAGTATGAGCTGGGCGTCATCAACTCGATGGGCTTCGCGGCGTACTTCCTGATCGTTGCGGGCATCATTCGGGCGGCGAAGGACCGCTCCATCCCCATTGGACCGGGGCGCGGGTCGGCCGCGGGGTCCCTGGTCGCCTGGAGCCTCCGCATCACGGATCTGGACCCCCTGAAGTACAACCTGCTGTTCGAGCGCTTCCTGAACCCGGAGCGGATCAGCATGCCCGATATCGACACCGACGTCTCGGACAAGGGGCGAGACGAGCTGCTGAAGTACATCGTGGAGCGCTACGGCAGCGACCGGGTCTCCCAGATCATCACCTTCGGGCGCATGAAGAGCCGGCAGGCGGTCAAGGATGTCGGGCGGGCCACGGGCGTGGAGTACGCCCTGATGGACAGGGTGGCGAAGCTGATCCCCCTCGACGCCAAGAGCATCCGGGAGGCCGTCGAGCGGACCCCCGAGCTGCGCCAGGCGATGCAGGAGGATCCCCGGATCCGGGAGGTGCTGGACGTCGCCGCACACATCGAGGGGCTGGCCCGCCACGCCTCGCAGCACGCCGCGGGCGTCGTGATCACCCCTGTGCCCATGACGGACCTCGTGCCCATCCGCCGCATCAAGCCCTCGGCCTCGCCGTCGGGATCGGAGGGAGGGCTCGACATCAGCCAGACCGTCACGCAGTTCACGATGGAACCCATCGAGAAGCTGGGGCTGGTCAAGATGGACTTCCTGGGGCTCAGCACCCTCTCGATCATCGAGGAGGCCCTGGAGAACATCCGGCATAACGGTAAGCCCGTGCCGGACCTGAACCGCGTCCCCATGGACGACCCGGCGGCCTATCGCCTGCTGCAGGAGGCCGACACGATGGGGATCTTCCAGCTGGAGTCCTCGGGGATGCGGGCGATGCTCCGCAAGCTGCGCATCGACTGCTTCGAGGACCTGATCGCGGCGCTTGCGATGTACCGTCCCGGCCCGCTGGAGAGCGGGATGGTGGATCAGTACATCGACTGCAAGCACGGCAGGTCCCTCCCGCATTACCCTCACCCCCTTCTGGAGGGGGTGCTCAAGGAGACCTACGGGGTCATCCTGTATCAGGAGCAGGTGATGCAGTGCGCCTCGGTCCTGGCGGGCTACACGCTCGGGGAGGCCGACCTCCTTCGCCGCGCCATGGGCAAGAAGAAGGTGGAGGTCATGCAGGAGCAGCGGGCCAAGTTTCTGGAGGGGGCCGCCCGGAACGGGATTGAGGTGAAGACGGCCGAGGGGATATTCGACCTCATCGAGAAGTTCGCGGGCTACGGATTCAACAAGTCTCACAGCGCGGCCTACGCCGTGATCGCGTATCATACGGCCTACCTGAAGGCGAACTACAAGGCGGAGTTCATGGCTGCCTACCTCTCCAGCCAGATGAAGGCCAAGAAGGACGTGCTGGCCCACTACGTGCGCGAGGTTCGCCGCAGCGGCCTGTCGGTGCTTCCCCCGGACATCAACTCCTCGATGGAGAGCTTCACGGCGGTGGGCGACCTGATCCGGTTCGGCCTGGGCGCGGTGACGCGGGTTGGGCATGGCGCGGTCGACACGATCGTTGCGGCCCGCAAGGAGGGTAAGTTCAAGTCCCTCTGGGATTTCGTCCGGCGCGTCGACCTGCACGTCCTCAACCGGGCGACGATAGAGAACCTGGTGAAGGCGGGGGCCTTCGACGAGATCCTGCCGAACCGGAGGCGCCTCGTCCAGGTCCTGCCCGAGTTCGTGCAGGGCGCCCAGAGGCTGGAGGGCGGTGGCGGGCAGCTCTCGCTCTTCGACTCCGCGGCGGACGACCCCGCCGACGAGGCGGGCCCCGACATCCCGGAGGCCGACGACTACGTCCTTCACGAAAAGCTGGAGTTCGAGAAGGAGGTCACGGGGCTCTACATCTCGGGGCACCCCTTCGACGGCTGCGAGGAGGCCATCGGGAGGTTCACCAACTGTTCCATCTCGGACCTGCCCCACTGGCAGGGGCGGACGGCGCCCAGGGTGGGAGGGATCCTCCTCTCGGCTTCGGAGAAGACAACCAAGAAGGGGGCGGTCATGGGACAGCTGATCCTGGAGGACTCGAACAGCAGCATTGAGATGGTTGCGTTCCCCAGGGTCTGGGAGAACGTGAAGGCCCAGGTCCAGGTGGGGGCACCCTTCGTGGTGGAGGGCAGGATGGGGGACAGGGAGCCCAAGAACTTCATCGTCGAGAGGCTGACTCCGCTCTCGGAGGCCGCGGATGCGGGCATCGTCCGCATCCGCCTGAAGGTGAACCTCGTTCCACAGGCTCTGAACGTCCGCGACTTCGCTCGGGCCCTTCGGGACTGCCGGGGCGCGTCCCCCGTCCTGCTGGAGTTCCAGGACGATCGGGATGCCTGCGTCGTCTACCTGAACGATTTCAGGGTCGACCCCTCCGTGCCGGGTCGGCTGCAGAGCCGGCTCGCCGAGGTCGTGCCCCTGGAGGCCCTGGAGGTCGTCTGCTGA
- a CDS encoding CdaR family protein: MISSKNIDEILTSPLCLWVISVAAALLMWVYVTESDGGGYVTRQFSCPIEYRSLDPQATLRNKVSEVNIEVRGLEEVMARLDYDSISCVVDLRDLSPGKKYTQDVKVNLPPRVSLVSSTPSQVVVDLLRQVVRLVTVEVALPRDIPDGQYLEGVEIVPKEVAVRGGEKDISKIGAVQVQPTVQELQSGKELFLPVKLSQSEPFENEVNLEPTQVRMKGALVRGLPKKKVPVNVRLTGKPHSDFEVKAVVTEPSEVQVEGTAARLARISAVDTETVDISWISADQLLVVPLKAPDVRGVSVVDLKSVRLSVQLEPVRATTQFPNVPVTLRQGEDVAGWAITPPAVVVTVEGPPSRMAGIHPGDVGLQAYVDVSSIFVDSAALPVRTEIASKDLKVVKIEPPTVTVTAVEGSVGR; the protein is encoded by the coding sequence ATGATCTCATCGAAGAACATTGACGAAATCCTCACCTCTCCGTTGTGCCTGTGGGTCATCTCCGTGGCGGCGGCCCTGCTGATGTGGGTTTACGTCACGGAGTCGGACGGCGGGGGGTACGTGACGCGGCAGTTCTCGTGTCCGATCGAGTACCGCTCGCTCGACCCTCAGGCGACGCTCCGCAACAAGGTGTCCGAGGTCAATATCGAGGTCCGGGGCCTGGAGGAGGTCATGGCCCGTCTGGACTACGACTCCATCTCCTGCGTCGTGGACCTCAGGGACCTGTCGCCGGGAAAGAAGTATACGCAGGATGTCAAGGTCAATCTCCCTCCCCGCGTGTCCCTGGTCTCCTCCACCCCCTCGCAGGTCGTGGTGGACCTGCTGCGTCAGGTCGTGCGCCTCGTGACCGTCGAGGTCGCCCTGCCTCGGGACATCCCGGACGGCCAATATCTGGAGGGGGTCGAGATCGTCCCGAAGGAGGTGGCCGTCCGCGGTGGAGAGAAGGACATCTCCAAGATCGGCGCGGTCCAGGTCCAGCCGACCGTCCAGGAACTCCAGTCGGGCAAGGAGCTGTTTTTGCCCGTCAAGCTCTCCCAGTCGGAGCCCTTCGAGAACGAGGTGAACCTGGAGCCCACGCAGGTCAGGATGAAGGGGGCGCTGGTCCGAGGGCTTCCCAAGAAGAAGGTCCCCGTCAACGTCCGGTTGACCGGCAAACCGCACTCGGACTTCGAGGTCAAGGCCGTGGTGACGGAGCCCTCGGAGGTGCAGGTCGAGGGGACCGCCGCCCGGCTGGCCCGGATCTCGGCGGTGGACACCGAGACGGTGGACATATCCTGGATCTCGGCCGATCAGCTCCTGGTCGTTCCCCTGAAGGCCCCCGACGTGAGGGGGGTCTCGGTCGTCGACCTGAAATCGGTGCGCCTGTCGGTGCAGCTGGAACCGGTCAGGGCTACCACGCAGTTCCCCAACGTCCCCGTGACCCTCAGACAGGGGGAGGATGTGGCGGGCTGGGCGATCACGCCTCCGGCCGTCGTCGTGACGGTCGAAGGTCCGCCCTCCAGGATGGCGGGTATCCATCCAGGCGACGTAGGACTTCAGGCTTATGTCGACGTATCTAGCATCTTTGTGGACTCCGCGGCTCTGCCCGTCAGGACGGAGATCGCCTCGAAGGACCTGAAGGTCGTAAAAATCGAACCTCCCACCGTGACCGTTACGGCGGTTGAGGGTTCGGTGGGACGGTGA
- the pyk gene encoding pyruvate kinase encodes MFVKIVCTIGPSSENYGTLMSMARAGMNVARLNFSHGDYEGHERKLSLIRRVERDAGAPIAALLDTKGPEIRTGQMENGEVMLIGGNSIVLTGAGETFVGTAERIHINYPLLAREVTPRQNIYIDDGTLHLEVEGVEGEDVRCRIVVGGPLRNTKGVNIPGATLSLPALSEKDKEDIAWGIQHGMEYLAVSFIKTRSDVLEVRKLIKSCGGTMKIIAKVETHQAVQNLAEIVDVVDGMMIARGDLGVEIPTEDVPLVQKHIIEMCRSRGKVVIVATQMLDSMIRNPRPTRAEASDVANAVLDGTDAVMLSGETASGAYPVEAVATMRRIVDRAEEELGIWCLPCRERGSVVGVPDAVSDAAVLIAKQVEASAIISLTKSGSTARMISKHRPSCPILGVTPSQQTWRELALWWGVRPVRLSELSDVNVAAREAINACVAGGCIPEGELAVITAGIPLGQPGSTNMVEVLTTGKILLTGTPLVRRNATGRVCLARTPREAEEKAEEGCILVVRQIEEEHRAVMEKAGAVLVESGALLAEGNSMALDYNLPCVIGVADLFATLEDGDVVTVDGMRGLIYGGAVKLVV; translated from the coding sequence ATGTTTGTAAAAATTGTCTGTACGATAGGTCCATCCAGCGAGAACTATGGGACGCTCATGTCGATGGCCAGGGCGGGGATGAACGTTGCGCGCCTGAACTTCAGCCACGGCGATTACGAGGGGCACGAGAGGAAACTGAGCCTGATCCGGCGCGTGGAGCGGGATGCGGGGGCTCCCATCGCCGCCCTCCTGGACACGAAGGGCCCCGAGATCCGCACGGGGCAGATGGAGAACGGGGAGGTCATGCTGATCGGCGGGAACTCCATCGTCCTCACGGGGGCTGGGGAGACGTTTGTCGGGACCGCCGAGCGCATCCACATCAATTACCCCCTCCTGGCGCGGGAGGTCACCCCCAGGCAGAACATCTACATCGATGACGGCACCCTGCACCTGGAGGTCGAGGGGGTGGAGGGCGAGGACGTCCGCTGCCGCATCGTTGTAGGGGGCCCATTGAGGAATACGAAGGGGGTCAACATCCCCGGGGCGACCCTGTCGCTGCCGGCGCTCTCCGAGAAGGACAAGGAGGACATCGCCTGGGGCATCCAGCACGGGATGGAGTACCTTGCCGTCTCCTTCATCAAGACCCGATCCGACGTCCTCGAGGTCCGCAAGCTGATCAAGAGCTGCGGGGGGACGATGAAGATCATCGCGAAGGTCGAGACCCACCAGGCCGTCCAGAACCTGGCGGAGATCGTCGACGTCGTGGACGGCATGATGATCGCGCGCGGCGATCTGGGGGTCGAGATCCCGACGGAGGACGTTCCCCTGGTGCAGAAGCACATCATCGAGATGTGCCGCTCCCGGGGCAAGGTCGTGATCGTGGCGACGCAGATGCTGGACTCGATGATCCGCAATCCCCGCCCCACCCGCGCCGAGGCCAGCGACGTCGCCAATGCCGTCCTGGACGGTACGGACGCCGTGATGCTCTCCGGGGAGACGGCCTCGGGGGCCTATCCGGTCGAGGCGGTGGCCACGATGCGGCGCATCGTCGACCGGGCTGAGGAGGAGCTGGGGATCTGGTGCCTTCCCTGCCGTGAACGCGGTTCGGTCGTCGGCGTCCCGGACGCTGTGAGCGACGCGGCGGTGCTGATCGCCAAGCAGGTGGAGGCATCGGCCATCATCTCCCTGACCAAGAGCGGCTCCACGGCCAGGATGATCAGCAAGCATCGTCCCTCCTGTCCGATCCTCGGCGTGACCCCCTCTCAGCAGACGTGGCGGGAGCTCGCGTTGTGGTGGGGGGTCCGTCCCGTGCGGCTGAGCGAGCTTTCGGACGTGAACGTGGCCGCCCGGGAGGCGATCAATGCCTGTGTCGCCGGGGGCTGCATCCCGGAGGGCGAGCTGGCCGTCATCACGGCGGGCATCCCCCTGGGGCAGCCGGGCTCCACGAACATGGTCGAGGTCCTCACCACGGGGAAGATTTTGCTGACGGGGACGCCCTTGGTGCGCAGAAACGCCACGGGGAGGGTCTGCCTCGCCCGCACGCCCCGGGAGGCCGAGGAAAAGGCTGAGGAGGGGTGCATCCTGGTCGTCCGGCAGATCGAGGAGGAGCATCGCGCCGTCATGGAGAAGGCGGGGGCGGTACTCGTGGAGAGCGGGGCGCTCCTGGCCGAGGGCAATTCCATGGCTCTGGATTATAATCTGCCCTGCGTTATCGGGGTGGCGGACCTCTTTGCGACCCTGGAGGATGGCGATGTCGTGACCGTGGACGGGATGCGGGGGCTAATCTACGGCGGAGCCGTCAAACTTGTCGTCTAG